In a genomic window of Rhododendron vialii isolate Sample 1 chromosome 12a, ASM3025357v1:
- the LOC131311217 gene encoding transmembrane emp24 domain-containing protein p24delta9-like, with product MAIHRFILVSLLLILGFISNTAQSLRFDLQSGHTKCISEDIKTNAMTVGKYTIVNPSEGHPLPDSHKITVRVTSQYGNSYHYADHVPSGQFAFQASEAGDYMACFWAADHKPQATITVDFDWKSGVAAKDWTNVAKKGSIDAMEIELKKLYETVSSIHDEMYYLREREEEMQELNRTTNSRMGWLSFLSFFVCISVAGLQLWHLKTFFEKKKLI from the exons ATGGCGATCCACAGATTTATACTCGTGTCTCTTCTTTTGATCCTAGGGTTTATATCAAACACCGCCCAATCACTCCGGTTCGATCTCCAATCGGGCCACACCAAGTGCATATCTGAAGACATCAAGACCAATGCCATGACTGTTGGAAAGTACACAATTGTCAACCCCAGCGAAGGCCATCCCTTGCCCGATTCTCACAAGATCACCGTTAGG GTGACATCGCAGTACGGGAATAGCTATCATTATGCGGACCATGTGCCGTCTGGACAGTTTGCTTTCCAGGCATCGGAGGCCGGGGACTACATGGCTTGCTTTTGGGCAGCTGATCACAAGCCGCAAGCAACAATCACAGTTGACTTTGATTGGAAGTCTGGTGTGGCTGCTAAGGATTGGACCAACGTGGCTAAGAAAGGCTCAATCGAT GCCATGGAAATAGAGCTGAAGAAATTATATGAAACAGTTTCATCGATTCATGATGAGATGTATTATCTCCGTGAAAG GGAAGAAGAAATGCAGGAGCTTAACAGAACAACCAATTCCAGAATGGGTTGGTTGAGTTTCCTTTCGTTTTTTGTTTGCATATCGGTGGCAGGCTTGCAACTATGGCACTTGAAGACCTTTTTCGAAAAGAAGAAGCTTATATAA
- the LOC131311149 gene encoding glutathione S-transferase U17-like, with translation MAGVKLIGARPSPFVIRVEIALNLKSIDYEFSEEIYGCFSKLLLKSNPVHKKIPVLIHDDKAICESLIIVQYIDEVWTSGHSILPSDPYDRATARFWAAYIDEKCFSSLSELRLAKGENEKLAAANRLFEMLVLLEEVFVDNCSTEGGKGFFGGDKIGYLDIALGGFLGWLKAAEKLVSMKLLDEKRTPELMGWAERFIADNAVKGVIPETEELLEFAKKYLPKA, from the exons ATGGCCGGTGTAAAGCTTATAGGAGCCCGTCCAAGCCCGTTCGTGATCCGGGTTGAAATTGCCCTCAACCTAAAATCGATCGACTATGAGTTTTCTGAAGAGATATACGGTTGCTTTAGCAAGCTTCTCCTGAAATCGAACCCCGTTCACAAAAAAATACCGGTTCTCATTCATGATGACAAGGCTATTTGTGAGTCCCTTATCATTGTCCAATACATTGATGAGGTATGGACGTCTGGTCACTCTATACTTCCTTCTGATCCGTATGATCGTGCCACTGCACGATTCTGGGCAGCGTATATTGATGAGAAG TGTTTTTCATCCCTAAGCGAACTTCGGCTGGCGAAAGGAGAAAACGAGAAATTAGCAGCAGCAAATCGCCTTTTTGAAATGTTGGTCTTGTTAGAAGAAGTCTTTGTCGACAATTGCAGTACTGAAGGGGGAAAAGGTTTCTTTGGTGGGGATAAAATTGGGTACCTTGATATAGCACTTGGGGGCTTCTTGGGGTGGCTGAAGGCGGCGGAGAAGCTCGTCAGCATGAAGCTGCTAGATGAAAAACGGACGCCGGAGCTGATGGGGTGGGCTGAGAGATTTATTGCAGATAATGCAGTGAAGGGTGTTATTCCAGAGACTGAGGAGCTTTTGGAATTCGCCAAGAAGTATCTGCCAAAAGCATAG
- the LOC131311148 gene encoding glutamate receptor 2.7-like: protein MHNYVRDVLNYKNVSLINDGGEYLQEFDAGNILTAFLEIPYAKVFVNRNCRKFTIIGTTYRFRGFGFVFQKGSSLVASVLEAILLLSEDETLKGLEEAWLTPNKVCSKFYQNMTESMTEENVNSLSIQSFWGLFLFSVGTSFVCFLLFLGHLLRNYCRHQSSQVADVNVSNESVSVKTVRVARYLMNAEIRSPWRSPSSRRVVPEIEIS from the exons ATGCATAATTACGTCCGAGATGTGCTTAACTACAAGAATGTAAGTCTCATCAACGACGGGGGTGAGTATCTACAGGAGTTCGATGCTGGCAATATCTTGACAGCATTTCTTGAGATCCCTTATGCCAAAGTTTTTGTCAATAGAAATTGCAGGAAATTTACCATCATTGGAACCACATACAGATTTCGTGGATTTGGCTTT GTATTCCAAAAAGGTTCTTCACTAGTTGCCAGTGTCTTGGAAGCCATTCTCTTACTCTCAGAGGACGAGACTCTAAAAGGGCTAGAAGAGGCGTGGTTAACTCCCAACAAAGTGTGTTCAAAATTTTATCAGAATATGACAGAGAGTATGACGGAGGAGAACGTTAATAGCTTGAGCATCCAAAGCTTCTGGGGCCTATTCCTCTTCTCTGTTGGCACttcctttgtttgttttctcCTATTCCTTGGGCACTTACTAAGGAACTACTGTCGTCATCAGTCGTCTCAAGTGGCTGACGTGAATGTAAGTAATGAGAGCGTTTCGGTCAAGACGGTTAGAGTTGCACGTTACTTGATGAATGCCGAGATTAGAAGTCCATGGAGATCTCCATCCTCTCGTCGGGTAGTGCCTGAAATTGAAATTAGCTAA
- the LOC131311697 gene encoding uncharacterized protein LOC131311697 translates to MKISIASSPSIDKQEIVDLSIHHDLESEDHTMKVQKQVTNVVVTEQKSQQEGDTSTLGSYVGPSTIPTSTRPLYNYTEHFTTETVSVFLIKHLLCAILYYGL, encoded by the exons ATGAAAATCTCGAttgcttcctctccctccattgaTAAACAAGAAATAGTTGACCTATCAATACACCACGATTTGGAGTCGGAAGATCACACAATGAAAGTTCAGAAACAAGTCACAAATGTTGTAGTAACGGAGCAAAAATCGCAGCAAGAG GGTGACACTTCAACACTTGGTAGTTATGTAGGGCCATCGACTATACCTACTTCCACTCGTCCTCTGTACAATTATACGGAGCATTTTACAACGGAGACGGTGagtgtttttttgataaagCATTTATTATGTGCAATCTTATATTACgggctataa